A single Tissierella sp. DNA region contains:
- a CDS encoding 3-hydroxybutyrate dehydrogenase: MLEKKICIVTGAASGIGLAIAESFSKDGANVVMADINEEALKVQSERIGATYFKTDLSKRADCKALVDFTLEKFSKVDVLVNVAGIQTVSPIEDFPEDKWDFMMNLMLTAPFLLTKYVWPSMKEQNWGRIINLNSIHGLVASEFKSAYVSAKHGLSGLTKTAALEGGAYGITVNSICPAYVRTPLVDNQIEAQAQSHGISREEVVEKIMLQKAAVKKLIEPETIGDVVKFLCSKAGDHITGSTMTIDGGWTAG, encoded by the coding sequence ATGTTAGAAAAAAAGATATGTATTGTAACAGGTGCTGCTAGTGGCATAGGATTAGCTATTGCAGAATCTTTTTCAAAGGATGGCGCCAATGTTGTTATGGCAGATATTAATGAAGAGGCTTTAAAAGTTCAGTCTGAAAGAATTGGTGCAACTTACTTTAAAACTGATTTAAGTAAGAGAGCTGATTGTAAAGCTTTAGTTGATTTTACTTTAGAAAAATTTTCGAAAGTAGATGTTCTTGTTAATGTTGCTGGAATCCAAACAGTGTCCCCTATTGAAGATTTTCCTGAAGATAAATGGGATTTTATGATGAATTTAATGTTAACAGCTCCATTCTTACTAACTAAATATGTATGGCCTTCTATGAAAGAGCAAAATTGGGGAAGAATAATTAACCTAAATTCAATTCATGGATTAGTAGCTTCTGAATTTAAATCTGCTTATGTTTCAGCTAAACATGGATTATCTGGACTAACAAAAACTGCTGCTTTAGAGGGTGGTGCATATGGTATAACTGTAAACTCAATTTGTCCAGCATATGTTAGAACTCCTTTAGTAGATAATCAAATTGAAGCACAAGCACAATCCCATGGAATATCGAGAGAAGAAGTTGTTGAAAAGATAATGTTACAAAAAGCGGCTGTTAAGAAACTAATAGAACCTGAAACTATTGGTGATGTGGTTAAATTCTTATGCTCAAAAGCAGGAGACCATATAACTGGATCCACAATGACAATAGATGGTGGTTGGACTGCGGGATAG
- a CDS encoding sigma 54-interacting transcriptional regulator yields the protein MSKDKVNLNDLINSLPMGVMAININNEITFLNEEALDILGLDDKDKLGKNIIDILPNLKIDEFVESREEYKADTIRYNNIDIIVEKRVININDYDKGVYIFLQNLSNYKKFIKLLDENEIESSFLLNTITEATNDAIVYVNKEGKVEILSKAYANFLGVDREASIGKHVRDVIENTRMDIVVKTGIPEIAQVQEINGRKMIATRIPVIVNDKIVGAVGKVLFKDLDDLNSLYMKINKIEKELNLYKDEFKKANKAKYAIDSIISESRSMEELKELTMMAAKTNSNVLILGESGTGKELFAHAIHNNSRRKDAPFIKVNCGAIPYELIESELFGYEEGSFTGAKKGGKIGKFKAADGGTIFLDEIGELPINMQVKLLRVLQDKEIEKIGSNFSEKVDIRIVAATNKDLDKMVSEGMFRLDLYYRLNVVNIKIPPLRERKEDISILSKHLVNKISKDENIKVDKISDNTLEYLKSYSWPGNVRELENILERAINFLEKETIIKPKHLPHKITGIAGEKRIRSLKLILEEVEKQSIIDSLIISNGNKTNAANILNISRTSLYEKITKYEIDI from the coding sequence ATGTCTAAGGATAAAGTAAATTTAAACGATTTAATTAATTCCTTACCCATGGGGGTTATGGCAATAAACATAAACAATGAAATTACTTTTTTAAATGAAGAAGCTTTAGATATATTAGGACTAGATGATAAGGATAAATTAGGAAAAAATATAATAGATATTTTGCCTAATCTCAAAATTGATGAATTTGTGGAGAGTAGGGAAGAATATAAAGCTGACACTATAAGATACAATAATATTGATATTATTGTTGAGAAAAGAGTAATAAATATTAATGATTATGATAAGGGAGTTTATATATTTTTACAAAATCTAAGTAATTATAAGAAATTTATTAAATTATTGGATGAAAATGAAATTGAATCATCTTTTTTATTAAATACCATAACAGAAGCTACAAATGACGCTATTGTTTATGTAAATAAAGAAGGGAAAGTTGAAATATTAAGTAAGGCATATGCAAATTTCCTAGGAGTAGATAGGGAAGCATCCATTGGAAAACATGTAAGAGATGTTATAGAAAACACAAGAATGGATATTGTTGTTAAAACAGGAATACCTGAAATAGCACAGGTACAGGAGATAAATGGAAGAAAAATGATAGCTACTAGAATTCCAGTAATTGTAAATGATAAGATAGTAGGAGCTGTGGGAAAGGTATTATTCAAGGACTTAGATGACCTTAATTCTTTATATATGAAGATAAATAAAATAGAAAAGGAATTAAATTTATATAAAGATGAATTTAAAAAGGCAAATAAAGCAAAATATGCTATAGATAGTATAATAAGTGAGAGTAGATCCATGGAGGAACTAAAAGAGCTTACAATGATGGCGGCTAAGACCAACTCCAATGTGTTAATTTTAGGTGAATCTGGAACTGGAAAAGAGCTATTTGCTCATGCTATTCACAATAACAGCAGACGAAAAGATGCGCCATTTATAAAAGTAAATTGTGGTGCAATTCCTTATGAACTAATAGAATCAGAGTTGTTTGGTTATGAAGAAGGATCTTTTACTGGTGCAAAAAAAGGTGGAAAGATAGGAAAATTTAAAGCTGCAGATGGAGGAACAATATTTTTAGATGAAATAGGAGAACTTCCTATTAATATGCAAGTAAAGCTTTTAAGAGTTCTTCAGGATAAAGAAATAGAAAAAATAGGTTCTAATTTTTCGGAAAAGGTAGATATAAGAATAGTAGCAGCGACCAATAAAGATTTAGATAAAATGGTATCTGAAGGTATGTTTAGATTAGATTTATATTATAGATTAAATGTAGTAAATATAAAAATACCTCCACTTAGAGAAAGAAAAGAAGATATTTCCATTCTTTCTAAGCATTTAGTTAATAAGATATCAAAAGATGAAAATATTAAAGTAGATAAAATATCTGACAATACATTAGAATATTTAAAAAGTTATAGTTGGCCAGGTAATGTAAGAGAGCTAGAAAACATCCTTGAAAGGGCCATAAATTTTCTAGAAAAGGAAACCATTATTAAACCTAAACACTTGCCTCATAAGATTACAGGGATTGCTGGTGAAAAGAGAATTAGAAGTTTGAAATTGATTTTAGAAGAGGTAGAAAAACAATCTATAATAGATAGTCTAATAATATCTAATGGAAATAAGACTAATGCAGCAAATATATTAAATATTAGTCGTACAAGCTTGTATGAGAAGATTACCAAGTATGAAATAGATATATAA